The Pseudomonas sp. FP2309 genome has a window encoding:
- the ftsA gene encoding cell division protein FtsA — MANVQSGKMIVGLDIGTSKVVALVGEVGEDGTIEIVGIGTHPSRGLKKGVVVNIESTVQSIQRAIEEAQLMAGCRIHSAFVGVAGNHIRSLNSHGIVAIRDREVSSADLERVLDAAQAVAIPADQRVLHTLPQDYVIDNQEGVREPLGMSGVRLEAKVHVVTCAVNAAQNIEKCVRRCGLEIDDIILEQLASAYSVLTDDEKELGVCLVDIGGGTTDIAIFTEGAIRHTAVIPIAGDQVTNDIAMALRTPTQYAEEIKIRYACALAKLAGAGETIKVPSVGDRPPRELSRQALAEVVEPRYDELFTLIQAELRRSGYEDLIPAGIVLTGGTSKMEGAVELAEEIFHMPVRLGVPHGVKGLGDVVRNPIYSTGVGLLLYGLQKQTDGISLSGPSNRDSYRSDDEAKAPLFERLQAWVKGNF; from the coding sequence ATGGCAAACGTGCAAAGCGGCAAAATGATCGTCGGTCTCGATATCGGCACCTCCAAGGTGGTGGCGCTGGTGGGCGAGGTCGGGGAAGACGGCACGATCGAGATCGTCGGTATTGGCACGCATCCGTCCCGGGGCCTGAAGAAGGGCGTGGTGGTGAATATCGAGTCCACCGTGCAATCGATCCAGCGCGCCATCGAAGAAGCGCAGCTGATGGCCGGTTGCCGGATTCACTCGGCATTTGTCGGCGTTGCGGGCAACCACATCCGCAGCCTGAACTCCCACGGCATCGTGGCGATCCGCGACCGTGAAGTCAGTTCGGCCGACCTTGAGCGCGTGCTCGACGCTGCCCAGGCCGTGGCGATCCCGGCTGACCAGCGCGTGCTGCACACCCTGCCGCAGGACTACGTGATCGATAATCAGGAAGGCGTTCGCGAGCCTCTGGGCATGTCGGGCGTGCGTCTGGAAGCCAAGGTCCACGTGGTGACCTGTGCCGTCAACGCCGCACAGAACATTGAAAAATGCGTGCGCCGCTGCGGCCTGGAAATCGACGACATCATTCTCGAGCAACTTGCCTCGGCCTACTCGGTACTGACCGACGATGAAAAGGAACTGGGCGTGTGCCTGGTGGACATCGGCGGCGGTACCACCGACATCGCGATCTTCACCGAGGGTGCGATTCGTCACACTGCCGTGATCCCGATTGCCGGCGACCAGGTGACCAACGACATCGCCATGGCGTTGCGCACACCGACTCAGTACGCCGAAGAAATCAAGATCCGCTACGCCTGTGCCCTGGCCAAACTGGCCGGCGCCGGTGAGACCATCAAAGTGCCGAGTGTGGGTGATCGTCCACCGCGCGAACTGTCGCGCCAGGCCCTGGCTGAAGTGGTCGAGCCACGCTACGACGAGTTGTTCACCCTGATCCAGGCTGAACTGCGCCGCAGCGGCTACGAAGATTTGATCCCGGCCGGCATCGTGCTGACCGGCGGTACCTCGAAGATGGAAGGCGCGGTCGAACTGGCCGAGGAAATCTTCCACATGCCCGTCCGCCTGGGCGTGCCCCATGGCGTCAAAGGCCTGGGTGACGTGGTACGCAACCCGATTTATTCCACCGGTGTGGGCTTGCTGTTGTACGGGCTGCAAAAGCAGACCGACGGCATTTCCCTGTCGGGCCCGAGTAACCGTGACAGCTACCGCAGCGACGACGAAGCCAAAGCGCCGTTGTTCGAGCGGTTGCAGGCATGGGTAAAAGGCAACTTCTAA
- the lpxC gene encoding UDP-3-O-acyl-N-acetylglucosamine deacetylase, which yields MIKQRTLKNIIRATGVGLHSGEKVYLTLKPAPVDTGIVFVRADLDPAVQIPARAENVGETTMSTTLVNGDVKVDTVEHLLSAMAGLGIDNAYVELSASEVPIMDGSAGPFVFLIQSAGLEEQDAAKKFIRILREVTVEDGDKRATFVPFEGFKVSFEIDFDHPVFRDRTQSASVDFSSTSFVKEVSRARTFGFMSDIEYLRKHNLALGGSVENAIVVDADGVLNEDGLRYEDEFVKHKILDAIGDLYLLGNSLIGEFKGFKSGHALNNQLLRKLIEQTDAWEVVTFEDASTAPISYMRPVAAV from the coding sequence ATGATTAAACAACGCACCCTGAAGAATATTATTCGTGCCACAGGTGTAGGTCTGCACTCCGGGGAGAAGGTATACCTGACCCTCAAGCCTGCACCTGTCGACACCGGCATCGTGTTTGTGCGTGCCGACCTGGACCCTGCGGTGCAGATTCCTGCTCGCGCGGAAAACGTTGGCGAAACCACTATGTCGACCACATTGGTCAACGGTGACGTCAAGGTGGACACGGTAGAGCACTTGCTCTCGGCCATGGCCGGTTTGGGCATCGATAACGCCTACGTCGAGCTCTCCGCGTCCGAAGTCCCTATCATGGATGGCAGCGCTGGACCCTTCGTATTCTTGATTCAATCTGCCGGCCTGGAAGAACAGGACGCAGCCAAGAAGTTCATTCGCATTCTGCGGGAAGTGACAGTTGAAGACGGCGACAAGCGCGCCACCTTCGTCCCGTTCGAAGGCTTTAAAGTGAGCTTTGAGATCGATTTCGATCACCCGGTATTCCGTGACCGCACCCAAAGTGCAAGCGTGGATTTTTCCAGCACTTCGTTCGTAAAAGAAGTCAGCCGCGCCCGTACCTTTGGTTTCATGAGTGACATCGAGTACCTGCGCAAGCACAACCTCGCACTCGGCGGCAGCGTTGAAAACGCCATTGTGGTCGACGCGGATGGTGTACTGAACGAAGACGGCCTTCGCTACGAAGACGAATTCGTGAAGCACAAGATCCTCGATGCAATCGGTGACCTCTACCTGCTGGGCAATAGCCTGATAGGCGAGTTCAAAGGCTTCAAGTCGGGCCACGCCCTTAACAACCAGCTGCTGCGCAAGTTGATTGAGCAGACGGACGCTTGGGAAGTCGTGACCTTCGAAGATGCCAGCACCGCACCGATCTCTTACATGCGTCCCGTTGCGGCGGTGTAA
- the murC gene encoding UDP-N-acetylmuramate--L-alanine ligase, producing the protein MVENQKAMPHPEMRRIRRIHFVGIGGVGMCGIAEVLLNLGYQVSGSDLKESPVTERLKSFGAQIFIGHRSENAADADVLVVSSAVNTSNPEVATALERRIPVVPRAEMLAELMRYRHGIAVAGTHGKTTTTSLIASVFAAGGLDPTFVIGGRLNAAGTNAQLGTSRYLIAEADESDASFLHLQPLVAVVTNIDEDHMATYDGDFNKLKKTFVEFLHNLPFYGLAVVCLDDPVVREILPQVKRPTVTYGFSEDADVRAINVRQEGMQTFFTVLRPDREPLDVSVNMPGNHNVLNSLATICIASDEGVSDEAIVEGLSRFAGVGRRFQVYGHLPVDGGDVMLVDDYGHHPTEVAAVIKAVRGGWPERRLVMVYQPHRYSRTRDLYDDFVNVLADANVLLLMEVYPAGEEPIPGADSRKLCNSIRQRGQLDPIYIERGVDLAPIVKPLLRAGDILLCQGAGDIGGLAPKLLASPLFAAAQGKSK; encoded by the coding sequence ATGGTTGAGAATCAGAAAGCCATGCCGCACCCCGAGATGCGCCGTATCCGTCGTATCCACTTCGTCGGTATCGGCGGCGTGGGCATGTGCGGTATTGCCGAAGTTCTGCTCAACCTGGGCTACCAGGTGTCCGGCTCCGACTTGAAAGAATCGCCGGTTACCGAGCGCCTGAAGTCCTTCGGTGCACAGATATTTATCGGCCACCGTTCCGAAAACGCCGCCGACGCTGACGTGCTGGTGGTATCCAGTGCCGTGAACACCTCCAACCCGGAAGTTGCCACTGCCCTTGAGCGCCGTATTCCCGTGGTGCCACGCGCTGAAATGCTGGCCGAGCTGATGCGCTATCGCCACGGTATCGCCGTTGCCGGTACCCACGGCAAGACCACCACCACCAGCCTGATTGCCTCGGTGTTCGCCGCCGGTGGCCTGGACCCGACGTTCGTGATCGGTGGCCGCCTGAATGCAGCCGGCACCAACGCCCAGCTCGGCACCAGCCGTTACCTGATCGCCGAAGCCGATGAGAGCGACGCCAGCTTCCTGCACCTGCAACCGCTGGTGGCCGTCGTGACCAACATCGACGAAGACCACATGGCCACCTACGACGGCGACTTCAACAAGTTGAAGAAAACCTTCGTCGAGTTCCTGCACAACCTGCCGTTCTACGGTTTGGCCGTGGTGTGCCTGGACGACCCGGTGGTGCGCGAGATCCTGCCGCAGGTCAAGCGCCCAACCGTGACCTACGGTTTCAGCGAAGACGCCGACGTACGCGCTATCAATGTGCGCCAGGAAGGCATGCAAACCTTCTTCACCGTGCTGCGTCCTGACCGTGAGCCGCTGGATGTGTCGGTGAACATGCCGGGCAACCACAACGTATTGAATTCCCTGGCGACCATCTGCATTGCCTCCGACGAAGGCGTCAGCGATGAGGCCATTGTCGAAGGCCTCTCGCGCTTTGCCGGTGTGGGCCGTCGCTTCCAGGTCTACGGCCATTTGCCGGTAGACGGCGGTGACGTGATGTTGGTGGACGACTACGGTCACCACCCGACCGAAGTGGCTGCAGTGATCAAAGCCGTACGCGGTGGCTGGCCGGAGCGTCGTTTGGTGATGGTCTACCAGCCGCACCGCTACAGCCGCACCCGCGATTTGTACGACGACTTCGTCAATGTACTGGCCGATGCCAACGTGCTGCTGCTGATGGAGGTTTACCCGGCCGGTGAAGAACCGATCCCGGGAGCCGACAGCCGCAAGCTGTGCAACAGCATCCGTCAGCGTGGCCAATTGGACCCGATCTACATCGAACGGGGCGTGGACCTGGCGCCCATCGTCAAGCCACTGCTGCGTGCCGGCGACATTCTGTTGTGCCAGGGCGCCGGCGATATCGGCGGCCTTGCCCCCAAATTGCTGGCGAGCCCGTTGTTCGCAGCCGCACAGGGAAAGTCGAAATGA
- a CDS encoding heavy metal response regulator transcription factor encodes MRVLIVEDEEKTADYLHRGLTEQGYTVDVAREGIEGLHLALENDYAVIVLDVMLPGLDGFGVLRAIRARKQTPVIMLTARERVEDRIRGLREGADDYLGKPFSFLELVARLQALTRRSGGHEPVQVTVADLWIDLISRKASRNNVRLDLTAKEFSLLSVLARRQGEILSKTAIAEMVWDINFDSDANVVEVAIKRLRAKLDGPFEHKLLHTIRGMGYVLENRSVG; translated from the coding sequence ATGCGCGTACTGATTGTTGAAGATGAAGAAAAAACCGCGGACTACCTGCACCGCGGCCTGACAGAACAGGGCTACACCGTCGACGTGGCCCGCGAGGGCATCGAGGGCCTGCACCTGGCGCTGGAGAACGACTACGCGGTGATCGTGCTCGATGTGATGCTCCCCGGCCTAGACGGCTTCGGCGTGCTGCGTGCGATACGTGCACGCAAGCAGACCCCCGTGATCATGCTCACCGCCCGCGAGCGCGTGGAAGACCGCATTCGCGGCCTTCGCGAAGGAGCCGACGATTACCTCGGCAAACCGTTTTCGTTCCTGGAGCTGGTCGCGCGCCTGCAGGCCCTGACCCGCCGCAGCGGCGGCCATGAGCCAGTCCAGGTCACCGTGGCCGACCTGTGGATCGATTTGATCAGCCGCAAGGCCAGCCGCAACAACGTACGCCTGGACCTGACCGCCAAGGAGTTCTCGCTGCTCAGCGTGTTGGCGCGGCGCCAGGGTGAAATCCTTTCCAAGACGGCGATTGCAGAGATGGTCTGGGACATTAATTTCGACAGCGACGCCAACGTCGTCGAAGTGGCGATCAAACGCCTGCGCGCCAAGCTCGACGGGCCCTTCGAACACAAACTGCTGCACACCATCCGTGGCATGGGCTATGTGCTGGAGAACCGCAGTGTCGGCTAA
- a CDS encoding heavy metal sensor histidine kinase, translated as MSANSIALRLSGMFTLVALLIFVLIGGALYQQVDRGLGLLPGAELDARYSVLESSVNRFGTPEHWVKIKAKLKLLGEEDKRIRFWVVSSDPSYEYGEPDAQIRAFAQGATGKRDLHLPGHDYPFKVLVSQFVAKEQRPPLRFMIAIDTENFRATQHHLLMALIGLAFVGVVLAALLGFWVSRIGLKPLEKLSQEAQKLAPPKLSGRLQLSPLPPELRQFVNSFNATLDRVEQAYSRLESFNADVAHELRSPLTNLIGQTQVALTRGRSAEHYLEVLESNLEELERLRSIINDMLFLASADQGSKATKLIESSLADEVATTLDYLDFILEDAQVHVQVQGDARVQIEKAHLRRALINLLSNAVQHTAPGQAINVNIEVKEQQVTIGVTNPGEAIALEHLPRLFERFYRVDASRSNSGANHGLGLAIVKAIALMHGGDVFVRSEHGGNTFGITLPV; from the coding sequence GTGTCGGCTAACTCCATCGCGCTGCGCCTGAGCGGCATGTTCACCCTGGTGGCGCTGTTGATCTTTGTGTTGATCGGCGGCGCCCTGTACCAGCAGGTGGACCGGGGCCTGGGCCTGTTGCCGGGGGCGGAACTGGATGCGCGCTACAGCGTGCTGGAGTCCTCGGTAAATCGCTTCGGTACGCCGGAGCATTGGGTGAAGATCAAAGCCAAGCTCAAACTGTTGGGCGAGGAAGACAAGCGTATCCGCTTCTGGGTAGTCAGCAGTGACCCAAGCTACGAATACGGTGAGCCTGACGCGCAGATCCGCGCGTTTGCCCAGGGCGCCACCGGAAAACGCGACTTGCACCTGCCCGGCCACGATTATCCGTTCAAGGTGCTGGTGAGCCAGTTTGTGGCAAAGGAGCAACGCCCGCCGCTGCGTTTTATGATTGCCATCGACACCGAGAATTTCCGCGCCACGCAACACCATCTGCTGATGGCCCTGATCGGCCTGGCCTTTGTCGGCGTGGTGCTGGCGGCGCTGCTGGGCTTCTGGGTCTCGCGCATTGGCCTCAAGCCGCTGGAAAAACTCTCGCAGGAAGCGCAGAAACTCGCCCCGCCAAAGCTCTCCGGGCGCCTGCAGCTGTCACCGTTGCCGCCGGAACTCAGGCAATTCGTCAACTCGTTCAACGCCACCCTCGACCGCGTCGAGCAGGCCTACTCTCGCCTGGAATCGTTCAATGCCGACGTGGCCCATGAACTGCGCTCGCCGCTGACCAACCTCATCGGCCAGACCCAGGTGGCGCTCACCCGTGGACGCTCGGCCGAGCATTATCTCGAGGTGCTCGAATCCAATCTGGAAGAGCTGGAGCGGCTGCGCTCGATCATCAACGACATGCTGTTCCTCGCCAGCGCCGACCAGGGCAGCAAGGCCACCAAGCTGATCGAAAGCTCGCTGGCCGATGAAGTGGCAACCACCCTCGACTATCTGGATTTCATTCTCGAAGACGCCCAGGTGCACGTGCAGGTCCAGGGTGATGCCAGGGTGCAGATCGAAAAAGCCCATTTGCGCCGCGCCCTGATCAATCTGCTGAGCAATGCGGTGCAGCACACCGCGCCAGGGCAGGCGATCAACGTAAACATTGAAGTGAAAGAGCAGCAAGTGACCATCGGCGTGACCAACCCCGGCGAAGCGATTGCCCTTGAGCACCTGCCACGGCTGTTCGAACGCTTCTATCGCGTGGACGCTTCGCGCAGCAACAGCGGGGCCAATCATGGCTTGGGCCTGGCCATCGTCAAGGCAATTGCGTTGATGCACGGCGGGGATGTATTCGTGCGCAGCGAACACGGCGGCAATACGTTTGGTATCACTCTGCCGGTCTGA
- the ftsZ gene encoding cell division protein FtsZ, protein MFELVDNIPASPVIKVIGVGGGGGNAVNHMVKSNIEGVEFICANTDAQALKSIGARTILQLGTAVTKGLGAGANPEVGRQAALEDRERIAEVLQGTNMVFITTGMGGGTGTGAAPIIAEVAKEMGILTVAVVTRPFPFEGRKRMQIADEGIRLLSESVDSLITIPNEKLLTILGKDASLLSAFAKADDVLAGAVRGISDIIKRPGMINVDFADVRTVMSEMGMAMMGTGCASGPNRAREATEAAIRNPLLEDVNLQGARGILVNITAGPDLSLGEYSDVGSIIEAFASEHAMVKVGTVIDPDMRDELHVTVVATGLGAKIEKPVKVIDNTLHNSQASHASQAAAAPAPSRQELPSVNYRDLDRPTVMRNQAQAGAAASRSPNPQDDLDYLDIPAFLRRQAD, encoded by the coding sequence ATGTTCGAACTCGTAGACAACATCCCCGCCAGCCCGGTCATTAAAGTGATCGGCGTCGGCGGTGGCGGCGGCAACGCTGTCAACCATATGGTCAAGAGCAACATTGAAGGCGTTGAATTCATCTGCGCCAACACTGATGCCCAGGCGCTGAAAAGCATCGGCGCGCGGACCATCCTGCAATTGGGCACAGCCGTGACCAAGGGCCTCGGCGCGGGCGCCAATCCGGAAGTCGGCCGTCAGGCCGCTCTGGAAGACCGCGAGCGTATTGCCGAAGTGCTGCAAGGCACCAACATGGTGTTCATCACCACCGGCATGGGCGGCGGTACCGGTACCGGTGCTGCACCGATCATTGCCGAAGTGGCCAAGGAAATGGGGATCCTGACGGTTGCCGTCGTGACGCGTCCGTTCCCGTTCGAAGGCCGCAAGCGCATGCAGATCGCCGACGAAGGCATCCGTCTGCTGTCTGAAAGCGTCGACTCGTTGATCACCATCCCCAACGAGAAGCTGCTGACCATCCTGGGCAAGGACGCAAGCCTGCTGTCCGCGTTCGCCAAGGCTGACGATGTACTGGCCGGTGCCGTTCGTGGTATCTCCGACATCATCAAGCGCCCAGGCATGATCAACGTCGACTTTGCCGACGTACGTACCGTGATGAGCGAAATGGGCATGGCGATGATGGGCACCGGCTGCGCCAGCGGTCCGAACCGTGCACGCGAAGCCACCGAAGCGGCCATCCGTAACCCGCTGCTCGAAGATGTGAACCTGCAAGGTGCACGCGGCATTCTGGTGAATATCACCGCCGGTCCTGACCTGTCCCTGGGTGAGTACTCCGACGTGGGTAGCATCATCGAAGCCTTCGCTTCCGAGCACGCCATGGTCAAAGTCGGTACCGTTATCGACCCGGACATGCGCGACGAACTGCACGTGACCGTGGTTGCGACCGGTCTGGGCGCGAAAATCGAGAAGCCTGTGAAGGTCATCGACAACACGCTGCATAACAGCCAAGCCAGCCACGCCAGCCAGGCGGCTGCCGCTCCAGCGCCTTCGCGCCAGGAACTGCCGTCGGTGAACTACCGTGATCTGGACCGTCCGACCGTGATGCGCAACCAGGCTCAGGCCGGTGCTGCGGCGTCCCGTAGCCCGAATCCGCAAGACGATCTGGACTACCTGGACATCCCGGCATTCCTGCGTCGTCAGGCCGATTAA
- a CDS encoding sensor domain-containing diguanylate cyclase: MSQRRARTVPAHPELLLILGSSFTVALIVTIVAALLSREHTSTLQAATRSTTNIAQLINADVLRNVELYDLALKGLITAQKREDLSQVSADIQHLVQFDLAGAAPFKGEVLLLDAKGTVIADSSTLQPTPRNFADRDYFQVHATNALAGLFISRPFKIRCDCDQVWRMAFSRRVSGPNGEFAGVAVATMRLAYFDQLFSTLTIGNGSSVNLLNNDGILLAQQPLLERDMINKDLSDRPNFKRILREGDGSFQAVSALSGKERLYTFTNVGELPLIVVVALSSDDVLAPWRRAALLTSGATGILCIGLLWLTWMLRRELRRRYRAERVLSELAATDALTGLANRRLLDERLRLEWDRAQRSTEPLTVLMIDVDHFKAFNDRHGHQGGDEALRTVAQVIGSNIRRPADLAARYGGEEFAVVLPHTDAKGAWVIAEHIRSSVEQLPRVAGDERPITVSIGMSTWDKHGHTSLEALLLSADRALYEAKHTGRNRIVGAPTRS; encoded by the coding sequence ATGAGTCAACGCCGTGCCCGTACCGTACCAGCGCACCCTGAACTGCTGTTGATTCTCGGCAGCAGCTTCACCGTCGCACTGATTGTGACCATCGTCGCGGCGTTGTTGAGCCGCGAACACACAAGCACGCTGCAAGCGGCTACGCGCTCAACCACCAATATTGCCCAACTGATCAATGCCGATGTGCTGCGTAACGTCGAGCTGTACGACCTGGCCCTGAAAGGGCTGATCACGGCGCAAAAACGTGAAGACTTGTCTCAGGTTAGCGCGGACATCCAACACCTGGTGCAGTTTGATTTAGCGGGTGCCGCGCCTTTCAAGGGTGAGGTACTGTTGCTCGACGCCAAAGGCACGGTGATCGCAGACTCTTCGACCCTGCAACCCACGCCGCGCAACTTTGCCGACCGCGATTATTTCCAGGTCCACGCCACGAACGCTTTGGCCGGTTTATTTATCAGTCGTCCGTTCAAAATCCGTTGCGACTGCGACCAGGTATGGCGCATGGCGTTCAGTCGGCGTGTGTCCGGGCCCAACGGTGAATTTGCCGGCGTGGCGGTGGCGACCATGCGTCTGGCGTATTTCGACCAACTGTTCAGCACGTTGACGATCGGCAATGGCAGCAGCGTCAACCTGCTCAACAATGATGGGATCCTGCTTGCACAGCAGCCGCTGCTTGAGCGGGACATGATCAACAAGGACCTGAGCGATCGACCCAATTTCAAACGCATACTGCGTGAAGGCGATGGCAGCTTCCAGGCCGTCTCTGCCCTCTCTGGCAAGGAGCGCTTGTATACCTTCACCAACGTCGGCGAGCTGCCGCTGATCGTGGTGGTGGCCCTCTCAAGTGACGACGTTCTGGCGCCCTGGCGACGCGCCGCGCTGCTGACCAGCGGCGCCACCGGTATCCTCTGCATCGGTTTGCTGTGGCTCACCTGGATGCTGCGCCGCGAACTGCGGCGCCGCTACCGCGCCGAACGGGTGCTGTCAGAACTGGCAGCCACCGACGCCCTGACCGGGCTGGCCAACCGCCGTCTCCTTGACGAGCGCCTGCGCCTGGAATGGGACCGTGCGCAACGCTCGACGGAGCCGTTGACCGTGCTGATGATCGACGTGGACCACTTCAAGGCATTCAACGATCGCCATGGTCATCAAGGCGGCGATGAAGCCTTGCGCACGGTGGCTCAAGTGATCGGCAGCAACATCCGACGACCCGCCGATCTGGCGGCCCGCTATGGCGGGGAAGAATTTGCCGTGGTACTGCCGCATACCGACGCCAAGGGCGCCTGGGTCATTGCCGAGCATATCCGCAGCAGTGTAGAGCAGCTGCCACGGGTGGCTGGCGATGAACGGCCAATCACCGTAAGTATTGGCATGAGCACGTGGGACAAGCACGGACATACGTCGCTGGAGGCTCTGCTGCTGAGCGCCGACCGGGCGCTGTATGAGGCCAAGCACACCGGCCGCAATCGGATTGTGGGTGCGCCAACCCGGTCATGA
- a CDS encoding cell division protein FtsQ/DivIB has translation MKGASLRHQPPQAPSRKPVPRGASRMVAKEPMSARLPKANFGFLKALFWPVLLVVLGFGTYEGAQRLLPYADRPITKISVQGDLSYISQQAVQQRIGPFLAASFFTIDLAGMRRELEQMPWIAHAEVRRVWPDQVTIRLEEQLPVARWGEEALLNNQGQAFTPRELANYEHLPQLFGPQRAQQQVMQQYQALSQMLRPLGFSIARLELRERGSWFLTTGAGSSGPGIQLLLGRDRLVEKMRRFIAIYDKTLKEQITNIASVDLRYANGLAVGWREPAAPTAAQPAVAKN, from the coding sequence ATGAAAGGCGCATCGCTTCGTCATCAGCCCCCACAAGCACCGAGCCGCAAGCCGGTGCCACGGGGTGCCAGCCGAATGGTGGCTAAAGAGCCGATGTCGGCGCGCCTGCCGAAAGCCAACTTTGGTTTCCTCAAGGCGCTGTTCTGGCCGGTGTTATTGGTGGTGCTGGGCTTCGGCACGTATGAAGGCGCGCAGCGTCTGCTGCCGTACGCCGATCGGCCGATTACCAAAATCAGCGTGCAGGGCGATTTGAGCTACATCAGCCAGCAAGCGGTACAACAGCGCATCGGCCCGTTCCTGGCGGCGAGCTTTTTTACCATCGACCTGGCGGGGATGCGTCGCGAGCTGGAACAGATGCCGTGGATCGCCCACGCCGAAGTCCGCCGTGTGTGGCCGGATCAGGTGACGATCCGCCTGGAAGAACAACTGCCCGTGGCCCGTTGGGGCGAGGAAGCGCTGTTGAACAACCAGGGCCAGGCGTTCACGCCGCGTGAGTTGGCCAACTACGAGCACCTGCCGCAGTTGTTCGGGCCGCAGCGGGCGCAGCAGCAAGTGATGCAGCAGTACCAGGCCTTGAGCCAGATGCTGCGGCCACTGGGCTTCTCCATTGCACGCCTGGAACTGCGTGAACGGGGCAGCTGGTTTTTGACGACCGGGGCAGGCAGTTCCGGCCCGGGCATCCAGTTGTTGCTGGGACGCGACCGCTTGGTGGAAAAGATGCGCCGTTTTATCGCCATCTATGACAAGACCTTGAAAGAACAGATTACGAACATTGCGAGCGTCGACCTGCGTTACGCCAACGGCCTTGCCGTCGGCTGGCGTGAACCGGCTGCGCCCACGGCAGCGCAACCCGCTGTCGCGAAGAATTAA
- a CDS encoding D-alanine--D-alanine ligase: MTTDYGSLFSTIAPADFGRVAVLFGGKSAEREVSLKSGNAVLEALQSAGVNAFGIDVGDDFLARLQAEKIDRAFIILHGRGGEDGSMQGLLECAGIPYTGSGILASALAMDKLRTKQVWHSLGIPTPRHSVLCSEDDCISAAEELGLPLIVKPAHEGSSIGMAKVNSAAELIDAWKAASTYDSQVLVEQWIQGPEYTIATLRGQVLPPIALGTPHTFYDYDAKYVASDTQYRIPCGLDATKEQELMDLTAKACEALGIAGWARADVMQDDAGNFWFLEVNTAPGMTDHSLVPMAARAAGLDFQQLVLAILAASIESRG; the protein is encoded by the coding sequence ATGACCACTGACTACGGCTCCCTGTTTTCGACCATCGCGCCAGCCGACTTCGGTCGCGTGGCCGTGCTGTTTGGCGGCAAGAGCGCAGAGCGTGAAGTGTCGCTCAAGTCCGGCAACGCGGTGCTTGAGGCGCTGCAAAGCGCCGGTGTGAATGCGTTCGGTATCGATGTGGGCGATGACTTCCTCGCGCGCTTGCAGGCTGAAAAGATCGACCGTGCGTTCATCATTCTTCACGGCCGCGGCGGTGAAGACGGCAGCATGCAAGGCCTGCTGGAGTGTGCCGGGATCCCTTACACCGGCAGCGGCATCCTCGCCTCGGCACTGGCGATGGACAAGTTGCGCACCAAGCAGGTTTGGCACAGCCTGGGCATTCCAACCCCGCGCCACAGCGTGCTGTGCAGCGAAGACGATTGTATTTCCGCAGCCGAGGAACTGGGCCTGCCTTTGATCGTCAAACCTGCCCATGAAGGCTCCAGTATCGGCATGGCCAAAGTGAACTCGGCCGCCGAATTGATCGACGCATGGAAAGCGGCAAGTACCTACGATTCGCAAGTGTTGGTGGAACAGTGGATCCAGGGTCCCGAGTACACCATCGCCACCCTGCGTGGCCAGGTATTGCCGCCCATCGCATTGGGCACGCCCCACACGTTTTACGACTACGACGCCAAGTATGTGGCCTCCGATACCCAGTACCGGATCCCATGTGGCCTTGACGCAACCAAGGAACAGGAATTGATGGACCTCACGGCGAAAGCCTGTGAGGCGCTGGGTATCGCCGGTTGGGCGCGGGCGGACGTGATGCAGGACGACGCAGGGAATTTCTGGTTCCTGGAAGTCAACACGGCACCGGGCATGACCGACCACAGCCTGGTCCCTATGGCAGCCCGCGCGGCCGGCCTGGATTTCCAGCAATTGGTGCTGGCGATTCTGGCGGCCAGTATCGAGTCCCGAGGCTAA